One genomic region from Chionomys nivalis chromosome 17, mChiNiv1.1, whole genome shotgun sequence encodes:
- the LOC130888549 gene encoding 60S ribosomal protein L38-like, translating into MPRKIEEIKDFLLTARQKDANSKKKKKNKDNVKFKVHCSRYLSTLVITDKEKAEKMKQSLPPGLAVKELK; encoded by the exons GAAAATTGAGGAAATCAAGGACTTCCTGCTCACAGCCCGGCAGAAGGATGCCAACTCT aagaagaagaagaagaacaaggatAATGTGAAGTTCAAGGTTCACTGCAGCAGGTACCTTTCCACCCTGGTCATCACAGACAAGGAGAAAGCCGAGAAGATGAAACAGTCCCTGCCCCCTGGCTTGGCAGTAAAGGAGCTGAAATGA